The Triticum dicoccoides isolate Atlit2015 ecotype Zavitan chromosome 6A, WEW_v2.0, whole genome shotgun sequence genome has a window encoding:
- the LOC119314369 gene encoding histone H4, with protein sequence MSGRGKGGKGLGKGGAKRHRKVLRDNIQGITKPAIRRLARRGGVKRISGLIYEETRGVLKIFLENVIRDAVTYTEHARRKTVTAMDVVYALKRQGRTLYGFGG encoded by the coding sequence ATGTCCGGCCGCGGCAAGGGAGGGAAGGGGCTCGGCAAGGGCGGCGCCAAGCGCCACCGGAAGGTGCTCCGCGACAACATCCAGGGCATCACCAAGCCGGCCATCCGCCGTCTGGCGCGCAGGGGCGGCGTGAAGCGCATCTCGGGgctcatctacgaggagacccgcggcgtgctcaagatcttcctcgagaacgTCATCCGCGATGCCGTCACCTACACCGAGCACGCCCGCCGCAAGACCGTCACCGCCATGGACGTCGTCTACGCCCTCAAGCGCCAGGGCCGCACCCTCTACGGATTCGGCGGCTAG